The Rissa tridactyla isolate bRisTri1 chromosome 16, bRisTri1.patW.cur.20221130, whole genome shotgun sequence genome includes a window with the following:
- the DISP3 gene encoding protein dispatched homolog 3 isoform X3, whose amino-acid sequence MDTEDDPLLQDAWLDEEDEEVAFSSRKRREGALLCGKSPCRVRPLRVMLPVSGFWNIVGWVFTNPCCAGFILFLGCAIPAVLAVVMFLHYPALDIDISYNAFEIRNHESSQRFDALALALKSQFGSWGRNRRDLADFTSETLQRLIFEQLQQLHLNASHLGVSARVKRSTPEGRTSSPKPHAHLNPGNRTSRTGRGTPRWDYSSTYISANTQTHAHWRIELIFLARGDSENNIFTTERLVTIHEVERKIMDHPRFREFCWKPHEVLKDLPLGSYSYCSPPSSLMTYFFPTERGGKIYYDGMGQDLADIQGSLELAMTHPEFYWYVDEGLSAENMKSSLLRSEILFGAPLPNYYSVEDRWEEQRRKFQNFVITYVAMLAKQSTSKVQVLYGGTDLFDYEVRRTFNNDMWLAFISSSCIAVLVYILTSCSVFLSFFGIASIGLSCLVALFLYHVVFGIQYLGILNGVAAFVIVGIGVDDVFVFVNTYRQATHLKDLRLRMIHTIQTAGKATFFTSLTTAAAYAANIFSQIPAVHDFGLFMSLIVSCCWVAVLFTMPAALGIWTLYVSPLESSCQTSCSQKCTKKSALHLAEDLFIASEATSRAGRETLPYLDDDIPLLSVEEEPVSLEMGDVPLVSVMPENLQLPAEKCNRGHLITHLQELLEHWVLWSAVKSRWVIVGLFLLVLLLSIFFASRLHPASRAPVLFRPDTNIQVLLDLKYNLSAEGISCITCSGLFQEKPHSLQNNMRTSLEKKKRGSGSTWGSKGSISDTGQQDLQGTVYISKSRSKGRPAIYRFSLNASVPAPWQMVSPGDGEVPSFQVYRVPFGNFTRKLTACVSTVGLLKQTSPRKWMMTTLSCDTKRGWKFDFSFYVAAKEQQRTRKLYFAQSHKPPYHGRVCVAPPGCLLSSSPDGPTKGILYVPSEKAAPKAKLSATSGFNPCMNTGCGKPAVRPLVDTGAMVFVVFGIRGVNRTRRPDNHVIGDMGSVIYDDSFDLFKEIGNLCRLCKAIASNTELVKPGGAQCLPSGYSISAFLQMLHPECKNIPEPNLLPGQLSHGAVGVKDGKVQWISMAFESTTYKGTSSFQTYADYLKWETFLQQQLQLFPEGSALRNGFQTCEHWKQIFMEIIGVQSALYGLVLSLVICVAAVAVFTTHILLLLPVLLSILGVVCLVVTIMYWSGWEMGAVEAISLSILVGSSVDYCVHLVEGYLLAGENLPLHQAEDPTACRQWRTIEAVRHVGVAIVSSAVTTVIATVPLFFCIIAPFAKFGKIVALNTGVSILYTLTVSTALLSIMGPGTFIRSRTSCLKAVVGVLLAGLLGLCICVALLKSGFKIPLPNGTAL is encoded by the exons ATGGACACAGAGGATGACCCCTTGTTACAGGATGCCTGGCTAGATGAGGAAGATGAAGAGGTAGCCTTCAGCTCCCGAAAGAGGCGGGAGGGTGCTCTGTTGTGTGGAAAAAGTCCATGCAGAGTGAGGCCCCTGCGTGTCATGCTGCCAGTGTCTGGCTTCTGGAATATTGTTGGCTGGGTATTTACCAACCCATGTTGTGCTGGCTTCATCCTTTTCCTGGGCTGTGCCATCCCTGCTGTGCTTGCTGTTGTCATGTTCCTCCACTACCCAGCCCTGGATATTGACATCTCCTATAATGCTTTCGAGATCCGCAACCATGAGTCCTCTCAGCGCTTCGATGCACTTGCCTTGGCCCTCAAGTCCCAGTTTGGGTCATGGGGGAGGAACCGCCGGGACCTGGCTGACTTCACCTCTGAAACCCTGCAGAGGCTCATCTTTGAGCAGCTCCAGCAACTTCACCTCAATGCTTCCCACCTGGGGGTCAGTGCGCGGGTCAAGCGCAGCACCCCAGAGGGCAGGACGAGCTCCCCCAAGCCCCATGCCCACCTGAACCCAGGAAACCGGACTTCCCGAACTGGGAGAGGTACCCCACGCTGGGACTACTCCAGCACTTACATCAGTGCCAACACACAGACACATGCCCACTGGCGCATTGAGCTAATTTTTCTGGCTCGGGGGGACTCTGAGAACAACATCTTCACCACCGAGCGCCTGGTTACCATCCATGAGGTTGAGCGCAAGATCATGGACCACCCTCGCTTTCGGGAGTTCTGCTGGAAGCCCCACGAGGTCTTGAAGGACCTGCCCCTGGGCTCCTATTCCTactgctcccctcccagctccctcatGACTTACTTCTTCCCCACTGAGAGAGGAGGGAAGATTTACTATGATGGCATGGGACAAGACCTTGCTGACATCCAAG GGTCCCTGGAGCTGGCCATGACCCACCCTGAATTCTACTGGTATGTGGATGAGGGCTTGTCTGCTGAGAACATGAAGAGCTCCCTGCTGCGAAGCGAAATCCTCTTTGGGGCACCACTGCCGAACTACTACTCAGTGGAGGACCGCTGGGAGGAGCAGCGCCGCAAGTTCCAGAACTTTGTCATCACCTATGTGGCCATGCTGGCCAAGCAGTCCACAAG CAAAGTCCAGGTGCTGTACGGAGGGACGGATTTGTTTGACTATGAAGTGAGGAGGACCTTCAACAATGACATGTGGCTGGCCTTCATCAGCAGTAGCTGCATAGCTGTCTTGGTCTACATCCTTACCTCCTGCTCAG TGTTCCTGTCATTCTTCGGCATTGCCAGTATCGGGCTAAGCTGCCTGGTGGCTCTGTTCCTGTACCACGTCGTATTTGGAATCCAGTACCTGGGTATACTCAACGGTGTGGCTGCCTTTGTCATTGTGGGGATTG GGGTTGATGATGTCTTTGTTTTCGTCAACACCTACCGCCAAGCCACCCACCTCAAGGACCTGCGCCTGCGCATGATCCACACTATCCAGACAGCAGGGAAGGCCACCTTCTTCACTTCCCTGACCACGGCTGCAGCATATGCTGCCAACATCTTCTCTCAG ATCCCAGCCGTGCATGACTTTGGACTCTTTATGTCGCTGATTGTGTCCTGCTGCTGGGTAGCTGTGCTTTTCACTATGCCAGCTGCTCTTGGAATATGGACCCTTTATGTGTCCCCACTAGAGAGCTCCTGCCAAACCAG CTGTAGTCAGAAGTGTACCAAAAAGAGTGCCTTGCACCTGGCTGAAGATCTCTTCATTGCCTCGGAGGCCACCTccagagcaggcagagagacGCTTCCCTATCTGGATGATGACATCCCACTACTCAGTGTGGAGGAGGAGCCTG tCTCCCTGGAAATGGGGGATGTCCCCTTGGTATCTGTGATGCCAGAAAATCTACAGCTCCCTGCAGAGAAGTGCAACCGGGGTCACTTGATAACTcatctgcaggagctgctggaacaCTGGGTGCTGTGGTCTGCAGTGAAGAGCAGATGGGTGATTGTGG ggctctttctccttgttttgcttctgtCCATATTCTTTGCTAGCCGCCTCCATCCAGCTAGCCGTGCTCCAGTCTTGTTCCGGCCAGACACTAACATCCAGGTGCTGCTAGACCTGAAATACAACCTGAGTGCTGAAGGCATCTCCTGCATTACCTGCTCAG GTTTGTTTCAGGAAAAGCCCCACAGTTTGCAGAACAACATGCGAAcctccttggaaaaaaagaagaggggctCAGGGTCAACTTGGGGAAGCAAAGGGAGCATAAGTGATACAGGGCAGCAAG ATCTCCAGGGGACTGTGTATATCTCGAAGTCCAGAAGCAAGGGAAGGCCAGCCATCTACAGATTCTCGCTCAATGCCAGTGTCCCTGCCCCCTGGCAGATGGTGTCACCGGGAGACGGGGAGGTGCCTTCCTTCCAG GTGTATAGAGTGCCTTTCGGTAACTTCACCAGGAAGCTGACAGCTTGTGTGTCCACAGTAGGGCTGCTTAAGCAGACGAGCCCCAGGAAGTGGATGATGACCACCTTGTCCTGTGACACCAAGAGAGGCTGGAAGTTCGACTTCAGTTTCTACGTGGCCGCCAAGGAGCAGCAGCGAACACG GAAACTGTATTTTGCCCAGTCGCACAAGCCCCCTTACCATGGCCGAGTGTGTGTGGCACCTCCTGGCTGTCTTCTCAGCTCTAGCCCAGATGGACCCACCAAAGGCATCCTTTATGTTCCCAGTGAGAAAG CAGCACCCAAAGCAAAGCTTTCAGCCACTTCTGGATTTAATCCTTGCATGAACACGGGCTGCGGGAAGCCAGCAGTGCGGCCACTGGTAGACACGGGAGCCATGGTCTTTGTAGTGTTTGGTATCAGAGGTGTTAATCGCACAAGACGCCCAGACAACCACGTCATCGGAGACATG GGCAGCGTTATCTATGATGACAGCTTCGACCTCTTCAAAGAGATCGGCAACCTGTGCCGCCTCTGCAAAGCCATCGCCAGCAACACGGAACTGGTGAAGCCAGGAGGGGCTCAGTGCCTGCCCTCTG GTTACAGCATCTCCGCCTttctgcagatgttgcaccctgAGTGCAAGAACATCCCAGAGCCAAACCTGCTGCCCGGACAGCTCTCTCATGGGGCAGTGGGGGTGAAGGATGGGAAGGTGCAGTGGATCTCCATGGCGTTTGAATCG ACAACCTACAAAGGGACATCTTCCTTCCAGACGTATGCTGACTACCTGAAATGGGAGACGTTCCTGCAGCAGCAACTCCAGCTCTTCCCAGAGGGCTCTGCTCTCCGGAACGGTTTCCAGACCTGTGAGCACTGGAAGCAGATCTTCATGGAGATTATAG gaGTGCAGAGTGCCCTGTACGGCCTCGTCCTCTCACTGGTTATTTGTGTGGCTGCAGTGGCGGTGTTTACCACTcacatcctcctcctgctgccagtgctgctCAGCATTTTAG GGGTGGTCTGCTTGGTGGTGACAATCATGTACTGGTCTGGCTGGGAAATGGGAGCTGTGGAAGCCATTTCCCTCTCCATCCTCGTTGGTTCCTCTGTCGATTACTGTGTGCACTTGGTGGAGGGCTACCTGCTGGCAGGGGAAAACCTGCCGCTGCACCAGGCAGAG GACCCCACAGCGTGCCGCCAGTGGAGGACGATTGAAGCAGTCCGTCATGTAGGTGTAGCAATTGTCTCGAGTGCCGTCACCACAGTGATTGCCACCGTCCCGCTGTTCTTCTGCATCATTGCCCCTTTTGCAAAGTTTGGGAAGATTGTGGCCCTCAACACAGGAGTCTCCATCCTGTACACACTAACTGTGAGCACAGCCCTGCTGAGCATCATGGGGCCTGGCACCTTCATCCGCAGCAGGACTTCGTGCCTCAAGGCTGTGGTGGGGGTGCTTCTTGCTGGCCTGCTGGGGCTGTGCATCTGTGTCGCCCTGCTGAAGAGCGGATTTAAGATCCCTCTCCCTAATGGGACAGCCCTGTAG
- the DISP3 gene encoding protein dispatched homolog 3 isoform X1: MMVWLCLPGFLFTLGDASERALPLTQPPAWRQAQALDMDTEDDPLLQDAWLDEEDEEVAFSSRKRREGALLCGKSPCRVRPLRVMLPVSGFWNIVGWVFTNPCCAGFILFLGCAIPAVLAVVMFLHYPALDIDISYNAFEIRNHESSQRFDALALALKSQFGSWGRNRRDLADFTSETLQRLIFEQLQQLHLNASHLGVSARVKRSTPEGRTSSPKPHAHLNPGNRTSRTGRGTPRWDYSSTYISANTQTHAHWRIELIFLARGDSENNIFTTERLVTIHEVERKIMDHPRFREFCWKPHEVLKDLPLGSYSYCSPPSSLMTYFFPTERGGKIYYDGMGQDLADIQGSLELAMTHPEFYWYVDEGLSAENMKSSLLRSEILFGAPLPNYYSVEDRWEEQRRKFQNFVITYVAMLAKQSTSKVQVLYGGTDLFDYEVRRTFNNDMWLAFISSSCIAVLVYILTSCSVFLSFFGIASIGLSCLVALFLYHVVFGIQYLGILNGVAAFVIVGIGVDDVFVFVNTYRQATHLKDLRLRMIHTIQTAGKATFFTSLTTAAAYAANIFSQIPAVHDFGLFMSLIVSCCWVAVLFTMPAALGIWTLYVSPLESSCQTSCSQKCTKKSALHLAEDLFIASEATSRAGRETLPYLDDDIPLLSVEEEPVSLEMGDVPLVSVMPENLQLPAEKCNRGHLITHLQELLEHWVLWSAVKSRWVIVGLFLLVLLLSIFFASRLHPASRAPVLFRPDTNIQVLLDLKYNLSAEGISCITCSGLFQEKPHSLQNNMRTSLEKKKRGSGSTWGSKGSISDTGQQDLQGTVYISKSRSKGRPAIYRFSLNASVPAPWQMVSPGDGEVPSFQVYRVPFGNFTRKLTACVSTVGLLKQTSPRKWMMTTLSCDTKRGWKFDFSFYVAAKEQQRTRKLYFAQSHKPPYHGRVCVAPPGCLLSSSPDGPTKGILYVPSEKAAPKAKLSATSGFNPCMNTGCGKPAVRPLVDTGAMVFVVFGIRGVNRTRRPDNHVIGDMGSVIYDDSFDLFKEIGNLCRLCKAIASNTELVKPGGAQCLPSGYSISAFLQMLHPECKNIPEPNLLPGQLSHGAVGVKDGKVQWISMAFESTTYKGTSSFQTYADYLKWETFLQQQLQLFPEGSALRNGFQTCEHWKQIFMEIIGVQSALYGLVLSLVICVAAVAVFTTHILLLLPVLLSILGVVCLVVTIMYWSGWEMGAVEAISLSILVGSSVDYCVHLVEGYLLAGENLPLHQAEDPTACRQWRTIEAVRHVGVAIVSSAVTTVIATVPLFFCIIAPFAKFGKIVALNTGVSILYTLTVSTALLSIMGPGTFIRSRTSCLKAVVGVLLAGLLGLCICVALLKSGFKIPLPNGTAL; encoded by the exons GCGCTGGACATGGACACAGAGGATGACCCCTTGTTACAGGATGCCTGGCTAGATGAGGAAGATGAAGAGGTAGCCTTCAGCTCCCGAAAGAGGCGGGAGGGTGCTCTGTTGTGTGGAAAAAGTCCATGCAGAGTGAGGCCCCTGCGTGTCATGCTGCCAGTGTCTGGCTTCTGGAATATTGTTGGCTGGGTATTTACCAACCCATGTTGTGCTGGCTTCATCCTTTTCCTGGGCTGTGCCATCCCTGCTGTGCTTGCTGTTGTCATGTTCCTCCACTACCCAGCCCTGGATATTGACATCTCCTATAATGCTTTCGAGATCCGCAACCATGAGTCCTCTCAGCGCTTCGATGCACTTGCCTTGGCCCTCAAGTCCCAGTTTGGGTCATGGGGGAGGAACCGCCGGGACCTGGCTGACTTCACCTCTGAAACCCTGCAGAGGCTCATCTTTGAGCAGCTCCAGCAACTTCACCTCAATGCTTCCCACCTGGGGGTCAGTGCGCGGGTCAAGCGCAGCACCCCAGAGGGCAGGACGAGCTCCCCCAAGCCCCATGCCCACCTGAACCCAGGAAACCGGACTTCCCGAACTGGGAGAGGTACCCCACGCTGGGACTACTCCAGCACTTACATCAGTGCCAACACACAGACACATGCCCACTGGCGCATTGAGCTAATTTTTCTGGCTCGGGGGGACTCTGAGAACAACATCTTCACCACCGAGCGCCTGGTTACCATCCATGAGGTTGAGCGCAAGATCATGGACCACCCTCGCTTTCGGGAGTTCTGCTGGAAGCCCCACGAGGTCTTGAAGGACCTGCCCCTGGGCTCCTATTCCTactgctcccctcccagctccctcatGACTTACTTCTTCCCCACTGAGAGAGGAGGGAAGATTTACTATGATGGCATGGGACAAGACCTTGCTGACATCCAAG GGTCCCTGGAGCTGGCCATGACCCACCCTGAATTCTACTGGTATGTGGATGAGGGCTTGTCTGCTGAGAACATGAAGAGCTCCCTGCTGCGAAGCGAAATCCTCTTTGGGGCACCACTGCCGAACTACTACTCAGTGGAGGACCGCTGGGAGGAGCAGCGCCGCAAGTTCCAGAACTTTGTCATCACCTATGTGGCCATGCTGGCCAAGCAGTCCACAAG CAAAGTCCAGGTGCTGTACGGAGGGACGGATTTGTTTGACTATGAAGTGAGGAGGACCTTCAACAATGACATGTGGCTGGCCTTCATCAGCAGTAGCTGCATAGCTGTCTTGGTCTACATCCTTACCTCCTGCTCAG TGTTCCTGTCATTCTTCGGCATTGCCAGTATCGGGCTAAGCTGCCTGGTGGCTCTGTTCCTGTACCACGTCGTATTTGGAATCCAGTACCTGGGTATACTCAACGGTGTGGCTGCCTTTGTCATTGTGGGGATTG GGGTTGATGATGTCTTTGTTTTCGTCAACACCTACCGCCAAGCCACCCACCTCAAGGACCTGCGCCTGCGCATGATCCACACTATCCAGACAGCAGGGAAGGCCACCTTCTTCACTTCCCTGACCACGGCTGCAGCATATGCTGCCAACATCTTCTCTCAG ATCCCAGCCGTGCATGACTTTGGACTCTTTATGTCGCTGATTGTGTCCTGCTGCTGGGTAGCTGTGCTTTTCACTATGCCAGCTGCTCTTGGAATATGGACCCTTTATGTGTCCCCACTAGAGAGCTCCTGCCAAACCAG CTGTAGTCAGAAGTGTACCAAAAAGAGTGCCTTGCACCTGGCTGAAGATCTCTTCATTGCCTCGGAGGCCACCTccagagcaggcagagagacGCTTCCCTATCTGGATGATGACATCCCACTACTCAGTGTGGAGGAGGAGCCTG tCTCCCTGGAAATGGGGGATGTCCCCTTGGTATCTGTGATGCCAGAAAATCTACAGCTCCCTGCAGAGAAGTGCAACCGGGGTCACTTGATAACTcatctgcaggagctgctggaacaCTGGGTGCTGTGGTCTGCAGTGAAGAGCAGATGGGTGATTGTGG ggctctttctccttgttttgcttctgtCCATATTCTTTGCTAGCCGCCTCCATCCAGCTAGCCGTGCTCCAGTCTTGTTCCGGCCAGACACTAACATCCAGGTGCTGCTAGACCTGAAATACAACCTGAGTGCTGAAGGCATCTCCTGCATTACCTGCTCAG GTTTGTTTCAGGAAAAGCCCCACAGTTTGCAGAACAACATGCGAAcctccttggaaaaaaagaagaggggctCAGGGTCAACTTGGGGAAGCAAAGGGAGCATAAGTGATACAGGGCAGCAAG ATCTCCAGGGGACTGTGTATATCTCGAAGTCCAGAAGCAAGGGAAGGCCAGCCATCTACAGATTCTCGCTCAATGCCAGTGTCCCTGCCCCCTGGCAGATGGTGTCACCGGGAGACGGGGAGGTGCCTTCCTTCCAG GTGTATAGAGTGCCTTTCGGTAACTTCACCAGGAAGCTGACAGCTTGTGTGTCCACAGTAGGGCTGCTTAAGCAGACGAGCCCCAGGAAGTGGATGATGACCACCTTGTCCTGTGACACCAAGAGAGGCTGGAAGTTCGACTTCAGTTTCTACGTGGCCGCCAAGGAGCAGCAGCGAACACG GAAACTGTATTTTGCCCAGTCGCACAAGCCCCCTTACCATGGCCGAGTGTGTGTGGCACCTCCTGGCTGTCTTCTCAGCTCTAGCCCAGATGGACCCACCAAAGGCATCCTTTATGTTCCCAGTGAGAAAG CAGCACCCAAAGCAAAGCTTTCAGCCACTTCTGGATTTAATCCTTGCATGAACACGGGCTGCGGGAAGCCAGCAGTGCGGCCACTGGTAGACACGGGAGCCATGGTCTTTGTAGTGTTTGGTATCAGAGGTGTTAATCGCACAAGACGCCCAGACAACCACGTCATCGGAGACATG GGCAGCGTTATCTATGATGACAGCTTCGACCTCTTCAAAGAGATCGGCAACCTGTGCCGCCTCTGCAAAGCCATCGCCAGCAACACGGAACTGGTGAAGCCAGGAGGGGCTCAGTGCCTGCCCTCTG GTTACAGCATCTCCGCCTttctgcagatgttgcaccctgAGTGCAAGAACATCCCAGAGCCAAACCTGCTGCCCGGACAGCTCTCTCATGGGGCAGTGGGGGTGAAGGATGGGAAGGTGCAGTGGATCTCCATGGCGTTTGAATCG ACAACCTACAAAGGGACATCTTCCTTCCAGACGTATGCTGACTACCTGAAATGGGAGACGTTCCTGCAGCAGCAACTCCAGCTCTTCCCAGAGGGCTCTGCTCTCCGGAACGGTTTCCAGACCTGTGAGCACTGGAAGCAGATCTTCATGGAGATTATAG gaGTGCAGAGTGCCCTGTACGGCCTCGTCCTCTCACTGGTTATTTGTGTGGCTGCAGTGGCGGTGTTTACCACTcacatcctcctcctgctgccagtgctgctCAGCATTTTAG GGGTGGTCTGCTTGGTGGTGACAATCATGTACTGGTCTGGCTGGGAAATGGGAGCTGTGGAAGCCATTTCCCTCTCCATCCTCGTTGGTTCCTCTGTCGATTACTGTGTGCACTTGGTGGAGGGCTACCTGCTGGCAGGGGAAAACCTGCCGCTGCACCAGGCAGAG GACCCCACAGCGTGCCGCCAGTGGAGGACGATTGAAGCAGTCCGTCATGTAGGTGTAGCAATTGTCTCGAGTGCCGTCACCACAGTGATTGCCACCGTCCCGCTGTTCTTCTGCATCATTGCCCCTTTTGCAAAGTTTGGGAAGATTGTGGCCCTCAACACAGGAGTCTCCATCCTGTACACACTAACTGTGAGCACAGCCCTGCTGAGCATCATGGGGCCTGGCACCTTCATCCGCAGCAGGACTTCGTGCCTCAAGGCTGTGGTGGGGGTGCTTCTTGCTGGCCTGCTGGGGCTGTGCATCTGTGTCGCCCTGCTGAAGAGCGGATTTAAGATCCCTCTCCCTAATGGGACAGCCCTGTAG